A genome region from Sphingobium sp. WTD-1 includes the following:
- a CDS encoding phage tail tube protein: protein MALVSSSDITSSIIAETVFGVTPTATATRYELPLGADAALLTAAATTIASPTKRPNRASNGSRRAMVNPEGSLDIRFQNHAFMDILLQSALSNTFATKVLKAGTVDSSFSVIHKLANDMYKTYAGNMVTGFSISTTGNDEVKSSWNLIGASVTDGATDNALAVTAITGATEFLASEVQSITVAGQTLSVAELTFETTLDRTRRPVLGSNTGLQFGVNGTRETTVTVRAYRESFAINSAITGLAQAVSFDIGTTGAGYRFQLPAAYGDMPVDSISDGSAFVTITFKAGYDATSGTDLVITKL, encoded by the coding sequence ATGGCACTCGTTAGCTCATCTGATATTACGTCCAGCATCATCGCTGAGACTGTGTTTGGCGTTACGCCAACCGCAACTGCAACCCGTTACGAACTTCCGCTAGGAGCGGACGCGGCTCTTCTGACCGCTGCTGCTACCACTATCGCAAGCCCTACCAAGCGTCCAAATCGCGCCAGCAATGGTTCGCGTCGTGCCATGGTCAATCCAGAAGGCTCACTGGACATTCGTTTCCAGAACCATGCTTTTATGGACATTCTGCTGCAAAGCGCTCTGTCGAACACCTTTGCTACTAAAGTCCTGAAAGCGGGCACTGTCGATAGCAGCTTCTCGGTCATCCATAAGCTGGCCAATGACATGTATAAGACCTACGCGGGTAACATGGTCACTGGTTTCTCGATCTCGACCACCGGCAATGACGAAGTGAAAAGCTCGTGGAACTTGATCGGCGCAAGCGTGACCGACGGCGCAACCGATAACGCGCTGGCTGTTACCGCGATCACCGGCGCTACTGAGTTTCTGGCTTCGGAAGTTCAGAGCATCACTGTTGCGGGCCAGACCCTCTCCGTTGCTGAACTGACCTTCGAAACCACGCTGGACCGCACTCGTCGTCCGGTCCTCGGCTCGAACACCGGTCTACAGTTTGGCGTCAACGGCACTCGCGAAACCACTGTCACGGTCAGGGCTTATCGTGAGAGCTTCGCCATCAATAGCGCGATCACCGGTCTGGCTCAGGCTGTTAGCTTCGATATCGGAACAACCGGTGCTGGCTATCGTTTCCAGCTTCCTGCTGCATATGGCGATATGCCCGTCGATAGCATCAGCGATGGTTCGGCTTTCGTGACGATCACCTTCAAGGCTGGCTATGACGCAACTTCGGGCACAGATTTGGTAATCACCAAGTTGTAA